From Triticum urartu cultivar G1812 chromosome 2, Tu2.1, whole genome shotgun sequence, a single genomic window includes:
- the LOC125536530 gene encoding uncharacterized protein LOC125536530, which yields MEACVSTSRVLLPFPLCAARPADACFRRRAGASRRRGVGLNPATASLDSAAVLLDATVGAGTGYSQARYYTSLGFFVLSVPGLWLLIKRSVKSKGSGMRLKRFGAKPDARNRRRLDDGFAQGFLLGGGKTFPW from the exons ATGGAAGCCTGCGTTTCCACGAGCCGCGTCCTCCTCCCTTTCCCTCTCTGCGCCGCGCGGCCGGCGGATGCCTGCTTCCGGCGCCGAGCAGGGGCTAGCCGACGAAGAGGGGTCGGGCTAAACCCGGCAACGGCGTCGCTCGACAGCGCCGCAGTGCTCCTCGACGCCACCGTCGGGGCGGGGACGGGGTACTCGCAGGCGCGCTACTACACCTCGCTGGGGTTCTTCGTGCTGTCCGTGCCGGGGCTCTGGTTgctcatcaagcgctccgtcaaGTCCAAG GGCTCTGGGATGAGGCTTAAACGGTTTGGAGCGAAACCTGATGCCAGGAATAGAAGACGCCTTGATGATGGATTCGCCCAAGGCTTCCTCCTTGGAGGTGGAAAAACCTTCCCTTGGTGA
- the LOC125536529 gene encoding E3 ubiquitin-protein ligase RNF14-like, whose protein sequence is MVGVVAPPIPAPSPPLQMVYVLTVYNKRDKQHCIRIHVHCEIPDGISVPTELQSVDDYPDNQFTFSVKHLAPISLTCLMPPSYLSHHPPYFFLGVQWLDTVKVSTLCHMLESIWAHQSAQEVVFEWVQGFTLSHFGFDSGIIIRMSDSTTAPVDARVVGEILSVEDVVQRLINYDEEQCLETLIRGLHVCAICFSEHPDNSDAPFDSWILSLLLISQLHLHCNLNLLF, encoded by the exons ATGGTCGGAGTTGTAGCGCCTCCAATTCCGGCTCCATCTCCACCCTTACAG ATGGTTTACGTCTTAACTGTCTACAACAAAAGGGATAAGCAGCACTGCATCCGG ATCCATGTGCACTGTGAAATTCCAGATGGTATCAGTGTGCCCACAGAACTCCAGAGTGTTGATGATTACCCAGACAACCAGTTCACATTCAGTGTCAAGCACTTGGCTCCAATATCACTGACATGCCTTATGCCTCCATCATACCTGAGCCATCATCCTCCATACTTCTTTCTCGGTGTACAGTGGTTGGATACTGTGAAG GTCTCAACCCTTTGTCACATGCTTGAATCGATTTGGGCACATCAGTCTGCACAGGAAGTTGTTTTTGAGTGGGTGCAGGGCTTTACGCTCTCTCATTTTGGTTTTGATAGTGGGATAATCATACGCATGTCTGATAGTACGACGGCTCCTGTGGATGCTCGGGTTGTTGGAGAGATTCTGTCTGTAGAGGATGTTGTTCAACGGTTGATCAACTACGATGAAGAGCAATGCCTTGAAACATTAATTCGGGGCCTCCATGTCTGCGCAATTTGTTTCAGTGAGCACCCAGATAATTCAGATGCTCCATTTGATTCTTGGATACTCTCCCTGCTGCTCATTTCACAACTACATCTTCATTGTAACTTAAATTTGTTGTTTTGA